Proteins encoded within one genomic window of Sphaerotilus montanus:
- a CDS encoding ferritin-like domain-containing protein, whose protein sequence is MAHTEPLELDQKALDRARQNLGDGAVTPSSGPYTEAIVRLLNDALATELVCVLRYKRHHFTAKGLASPAVADEFMVHANAEAGHGDRLAERIVQLGGEPDFHPDKLLARSHADYDESLDLKAMIKANLIAERVAVESYRQMVHLIGDKDPTTRRLLEEILSDEEEHADELSDLLES, encoded by the coding sequence ATGGCACACACCGAACCACTCGAACTCGACCAGAAGGCGCTCGACCGGGCGCGTCAGAACCTCGGCGACGGGGCGGTGACGCCCAGCTCGGGTCCGTACACGGAAGCGATCGTCCGACTGCTCAACGACGCCCTGGCGACCGAGCTGGTGTGCGTGCTGCGCTACAAGCGACACCACTTCACGGCCAAGGGTCTGGCCTCGCCGGCCGTCGCCGACGAATTCATGGTGCACGCCAATGCGGAGGCCGGGCACGGTGACCGCCTGGCCGAGCGCATCGTCCAGCTCGGTGGCGAACCGGACTTTCATCCGGACAAGCTGCTCGCCCGCAGCCACGCGGACTACGACGAATCGCTGGACCTCAAGGCCATGATCAAGGCCAACCTGATCGCCGAGCGCGTCGCGGTGGAGAGCTACCGCCAGATGGTCCACCTCATCGGCGACAAGGACCCCACCACCCGCCGTCTGCTCGAAGAGATCCTCAGCGACGAGGAAGAGCACGCCGACGAGCTGAGCGACCTCCTCGAATCCTGA
- a CDS encoding BON domain-containing protein, translating to MIVRHTLAAAVMAVATLAVVLPGCAVSRGQSTVGEYIDDATLTTKVKAKFAEDKSVDATAINVETLNGEVMLSGFAKSSDEKMVAEKLARSTRGVKSVKNSIDVRT from the coding sequence ATGATTGTTCGCCACACCCTGGCCGCCGCTGTCATGGCGGTCGCTACCCTCGCCGTCGTCCTGCCGGGATGCGCTGTCAGCCGCGGTCAGTCGACGGTCGGTGAATACATCGACGACGCGACCCTCACCACCAAGGTCAAGGCGAAATTTGCCGAGGACAAGAGCGTCGATGCCACGGCCATCAATGTCGAGACGCTCAACGGGGAGGTGATGCTGTCGGGCTTCGCCAAGTCGTCCGACGAGAAGATGGTGGCCGAGAAACTGGCCCGCAGCACCCGCGGCGTGAAGTCCGTGAAGAACTCCATCGACGTGCGCACGTGA
- a CDS encoding CsbD family protein, whose product MNWERIEGNWKQLKGKVIEQWGQLTDDDLDVIAGKREQLAGKLQERYGLAKDEAERQVKSWEDGYKDTDVR is encoded by the coding sequence ATGAACTGGGAACGCATCGAAGGCAACTGGAAACAGCTCAAGGGCAAGGTGATCGAGCAGTGGGGACAGCTCACCGACGATGACCTCGACGTGATCGCCGGCAAGCGCGAGCAACTCGCCGGCAAGCTCCAGGAGCGCTACGGCCTCGCCAAGGATGAAGCGGAGCGCCAGGTCAAATCCTGGGAAGACGGCTACAAGGACACCGATGTCCGCTGA
- a CDS encoding response regulator, translating into MIRVGIVDDHAIVRAGLKQFFSEQVDLRVTGEASNGSEALDLVRKDEVDVLVMDLSMPDQSGVDALIAIKARRPDMPVLILSGFPESHYATTLLRQGASGYLNKECDPEEIVKAIRTVRLGRRYITPAVAELLADGLGKDPDKLLHEQLSERELQVFLHLAKGETVGHIADGMSLSVKTVSTYRSRIMEKMKLASNSDLTYYAMKSGLIQ; encoded by the coding sequence ATGATCCGAGTGGGCATCGTCGACGACCACGCCATCGTACGCGCAGGGTTGAAGCAGTTTTTTTCGGAGCAGGTCGACCTGCGTGTGACCGGTGAAGCCTCCAACGGCAGCGAGGCCCTGGATCTGGTACGCAAGGACGAAGTCGACGTGCTGGTCATGGACCTGTCGATGCCCGACCAGAGCGGCGTCGACGCGCTGATCGCCATCAAGGCGCGGCGCCCGGACATGCCGGTGCTCATCCTCAGCGGCTTTCCCGAGTCGCATTACGCCACCACCCTGCTGCGCCAGGGCGCCAGCGGCTACCTCAACAAGGAATGCGATCCGGAGGAGATCGTCAAGGCGATCCGCACCGTCCGGCTGGGCCGGCGCTACATCACGCCCGCGGTGGCCGAACTGCTAGCCGACGGACTGGGCAAAGACCCGGACAAGCTGCTCCACGAGCAACTCTCCGAACGCGAACTCCAGGTCTTCCTGCATCTCGCCAAGGGCGAGACGGTCGGGCACATCGCCGATGGCATGTCGCTGAGCGTCAAGACCGTGAGCACCTACCGCAGCCGCATCATGGAGAAGATGAAGCTGGCCTCGAACAGCGACCTGACCTACTACGCGATGAAAAGCGGGCTGATCCAGTAA